The proteins below are encoded in one region of Leptotrichia sp. oral taxon 218:
- the murD gene encoding UDP-N-acetylmuramoyl-L-alanine--D-glutamate ligase yields MDKAIVFGAGLSGHGAKELLEKKGYKVYLVDDKVALSSEEGIKILNEGDIEFVVKSPGIPWKAELLKVAKNKGVKIISEIDLAYKYVDKNIKIISFTGTNGKTTTCTKMAELLNFAGFRAKLAGNAGFSFAKLVADETPLDYVVLELSSYQLENNPQIHSHIAGIINLTPDHLTRYATLEDYYSTKFDIFTKQTTDDFAIINLDDVEFFELFEKKKNLKDKIRAKKLYLSKEIKGTAFVYKNNIRIMKDLTKKIDENNISDEYIEKNSELLMNVGEMSLKGKHNLENMLFLILAAKILNVSNEKISEFLKSTAPLEHRLENFFVKGNTTFINDSKGTNVESTLKAIDSFNNKIIMILGGDDKKIDNMPLIKEVAKKVDFVYLIGDNAQILIDDMEKVNYKNYKNLETVENVILYLKENLDFGKDQTVLFSPATSSFCQFKSFEHRGKVFKELTVKILGK; encoded by the coding sequence ATGGATAAAGCGATAGTTTTTGGAGCGGGACTAAGTGGTCACGGAGCGAAAGAATTACTTGAGAAAAAAGGTTACAAAGTGTACTTGGTGGATGATAAAGTGGCTTTGAGCTCAGAAGAAGGAATAAAAATTTTAAATGAAGGAGATATAGAGTTTGTTGTAAAAAGTCCAGGAATACCTTGGAAAGCAGAACTTTTAAAAGTGGCTAAAAATAAAGGTGTAAAAATAATTTCAGAAATTGACTTGGCATATAAATATGTTGATAAAAATATAAAAATAATTTCATTTACAGGAACAAATGGAAAGACAACAACTTGTACAAAAATGGCAGAGCTTTTGAATTTTGCTGGATTTAGAGCAAAACTTGCTGGGAATGCCGGTTTTTCATTTGCGAAACTTGTGGCAGATGAAACACCACTAGATTATGTAGTTTTAGAGTTAAGCAGCTATCAGCTGGAAAATAATCCGCAAATTCATTCACACATTGCAGGAATTATAAATTTGACACCAGATCATTTGACAAGATATGCTACATTGGAAGATTATTATTCGACAAAATTTGATATTTTTACAAAACAGACAACCGATGACTTTGCGATTATAAATTTGGACGATGTAGAGTTTTTTGAGCTTTTTGAAAAGAAAAAAAATTTGAAAGATAAGATAAGAGCGAAAAAACTTTATTTAAGTAAAGAAATAAAAGGAACGGCATTTGTATATAAAAATAATATTCGTATTATGAAAGATTTGACTAAAAAAATTGATGAGAATAATATTTCAGATGAATATATTGAAAAAAATTCTGAACTTTTGATGAATGTTGGCGAAATGTCGCTAAAAGGAAAACATAATTTGGAAAATATGCTGTTTTTGATTTTGGCAGCTAAAATTTTAAATGTTTCAAATGAAAAAATTTCTGAGTTTTTGAAATCTACAGCACCGCTTGAACACAGACTTGAGAATTTTTTTGTAAAAGGAAATACAACTTTTATTAATGATTCAAAAGGGACAAATGTGGAATCGACTTTAAAAGCAATAGATTCTTTTAATAACAAAATTATAATGATTTTAGGTGGAGATGACAAAAAAATTGATAATATGCCGCTTATAAAAGAAGTTGCTAAAAAAGTTGATTTTGTCTATTTAATTGGAGATAATGCACAAATTTTGATAGACGATATGGAAAAAGTCAATTACAAAAACTACAAAAATTTGGAAACTGTTGAAAATGTAATTTTGTATTTGAAAGAAAATCTTGATTTTGGAAAAGACCAAACTGTGCTATTTTCTCCAGCAACTTCAAGTTTTTGTCAATTCAAAAGTTTTGAGCACAGAGGAAAAGTTTTTAAAGAATTGACTGTAAAAATTTTAGGAAAATAA
- a CDS encoding HRDC domain-containing protein: MFKIITLPFDEDMEEFDQDRLEREFLFALKNCEIKKYKPELVEIDGRYYWTVFLEYEKVKKVESEHNSFQQNGELKKNQNLEKKSLPEAELQTKKEVELYKILREWRREQSDDLGYPPYIIASNRLLVEIIKARPKNSSELSKIKGMGEKKTREYGREILLILENFFEADD; the protein is encoded by the coding sequence ATGTTTAAAATTATAACATTGCCGTTTGACGAGGATATGGAAGAGTTTGACCAAGATAGGCTGGAGCGGGAATTTTTATTTGCGCTGAAAAATTGCGAGATTAAAAAATATAAGCCAGAATTGGTGGAAATTGATGGAAGATATTACTGGACCGTTTTTTTGGAATATGAAAAGGTAAAAAAAGTAGAAAGTGAACACAATTCTTTTCAGCAAAACGGCGAGTTAAAAAAAAATCAGAATTTGGAGAAAAAAAGTTTACCTGAAGCGGAACTTCAAACAAAAAAGGAAGTGGAACTTTATAAGATTTTGAGAGAGTGGAGGCGGGAACAGTCGGACGATTTAGGTTATCCACCTTACATAATCGCTTCTAATAGACTTCTTGTAGAAATAATAAAAGCAAGACCTAAAAACTCTTCTGAACTTTCAAAAATAAAAGGTATGGGAGAAAAGAAGACAAGAGAATATGGAAGAGAAATTTTGCTAATTTTAGAAAATTTTTTTGAAGCGGATGATTAA
- a CDS encoding YwqG family protein, giving the protein MDDKEIKIDDEFAKKVYDEIWAEYKKTAQTKAFAKITLTEDELKITDSKVMGLPYVPIGKKIPETSDGNEMFLIAQINCENLRGLKDFPKKGILQFFVANDSLMGLDLGQTVQNGFRVIYHEEIGKFYNTEKLKDIYNPQKFEEYGVTEDNQSYKMNFELHTEKEKFEDFFEDIFDKICEEKSLDPAQELKLYEKLQNLIDYSDDYHSQCDGFSYFTQEDPRKYEEKYQKYDTLLFQLDSEHDKTKGKWKVCIGDAGVINFFINREKLKNKDFTEILYNWDCY; this is encoded by the coding sequence ATGGATGATAAAGAAATCAAAATTGATGATGAATTTGCCAAAAAAGTTTATGATGAAATTTGGGCTGAATATAAAAAAACTGCACAAACAAAGGCTTTTGCAAAAATTACATTGACGGAAGATGAACTAAAAATAACAGATAGTAAAGTTATGGGATTACCCTATGTTCCGATAGGAAAAAAAATTCCAGAAACGTCCGATGGAAATGAAATGTTTTTGATTGCACAGATTAATTGTGAAAATTTGAGAGGATTGAAGGATTTTCCCAAAAAAGGAATTTTACAATTTTTTGTAGCTAACGATAGTCTTATGGGGCTTGATTTGGGGCAAACTGTTCAAAATGGATTTAGAGTGATTTATCATGAAGAAATTGGAAAATTTTACAATACAGAAAAGTTAAAAGATATTTATAATCCACAAAAATTTGAAGAATATGGTGTTACAGAAGATAATCAAAGTTATAAAATGAATTTTGAATTACACACCGAAAAAGAAAAATTTGAAGATTTTTTTGAAGATATATTTGACAAAATTTGTGAAGAGAAAAGTTTAGACCCAGCACAAGAATTGAAACTTTATGAAAAGTTACAGAACTTAATAGATTATTCAGATGATTATCATTCACAATGTGATGGTTTTTCATATTTTACGCAGGAAGATCCAAGAAAATATGAGGAAAAATACCAAAAATATGATACATTGCTGTTTCAGCTTGACAGTGAACATGATAAAACCAAAGGAAAATGGAAAGTTTGTATCGGAGATGCTGGTGTAATAAACTTTTTTATAAATCGTGAAAAGTTGAAAAACAAAGACTTTACAGAAATTCTCTACAATTGGGATTGTTATTAA
- a CDS encoding RNA-guided endonuclease TnpB family protein codes for MKYNLAFKYRIYPNKEQELLINKTFGCVRFVYNTILYTANKIYEETGKNKIITPASLKSENQFLKEVDSLALSNAQLNVKRSFTNFFQKRAKFPRFKSKKNNVKSYTTNCVNNSIRIEENKYLVLPKLKRIKLKYHREIPKNYIIKSVTLTNSNGNYYVSVLTEFEKEIQKVPTNDKVIGLDFSMSELFVSSENQRADYPRYFKMLEKKLKKLQKSLSRKVKFSKNWYRQKIKISKLHEYIKNCRRDFLHKLSKKLSEIYNAVVVEDLNMKGMSQALNFGKSVGDNGWGMFLRMLEYKLMFLGKQFLKIDKWFPSSKTCSKCGNIKEELKLSERSYKCECCGIEIDRDYNAALNIKNIGKEMLKY; via the coding sequence ATGAAATATAATTTAGCATTCAAATACAGAATTTATCCAAATAAGGAGCAAGAATTGTTGATAAATAAGACTTTTGGATGTGTTCGTTTTGTTTACAATACAATTTTGTATACAGCAAATAAAATTTATGAAGAAACTGGGAAAAATAAAATAATTACACCTGCCAGTTTGAAAAGTGAAAATCAATTTCTAAAAGAAGTAGATAGTCTGGCACTTTCAAATGCTCAATTGAATGTAAAACGATCGTTTACGAATTTCTTTCAAAAGAGAGCAAAGTTTCCAAGATTTAAATCTAAAAAGAATAATGTTAAAAGTTACACGACAAATTGTGTGAATAATTCGATAAGAATTGAAGAAAACAAATATTTGGTTTTGCCAAAACTGAAAAGAATAAAATTGAAATATCATAGAGAAATACCAAAGAATTATATAATAAAGTCGGTAACATTGACAAACAGCAATGGAAATTACTATGTTTCTGTTTTGACAGAATTTGAAAAAGAAATTCAAAAAGTGCCAACTAATGATAAAGTAATTGGACTTGATTTTTCAATGTCTGAATTATTTGTCAGTTCTGAAAACCAAAGAGCTGATTATCCAAGATATTTTAAGATGTTGGAGAAAAAATTAAAAAAATTACAAAAATCATTATCAAGAAAAGTAAAATTTTCTAAAAATTGGTATAGACAAAAAATAAAAATATCAAAATTGCATGAATATATCAAAAATTGTCGAAGAGATTTTTTGCATAAATTATCGAAAAAATTGTCTGAAATATATAATGCTGTAGTTGTTGAGGATTTGAATATGAAAGGGATGAGTCAGGCATTAAATTTTGGGAAAAGTGTAGGAGATAATGGATGGGGAATGTTTTTGAGAATGCTGGAGTATAAACTGATGTTTTTAGGAAAGCAATTTTTGAAGATAGATAAATGGTTTCCATCGTCGAAAACTTGCAGTAAATGTGGAAATATTAAAGAGGAACTGAAATTATCAGAAAGAAGTTATAAATGTGAGTGCTGTGGGATTGAAATTGATAGAGATTACAATGCGGCACTGAATATAAAAAACATTGGAAAAGAAATGTTGAAATATTAG
- the mraY gene encoding phospho-N-acetylmuramoyl-pentapeptide-transferase, translating to MLYLLQKLFINNFGTLRIFKSIIVRSSVAFAVAFLFMLVFGKPFIAWLKKKKYGDTAREEGPKSHFDKSGTPTMGGILIIAAILFATLIAGNYENKFIVFLFFITILFTTIGFYDDYLKLTRHKNGLSGKKKIVGQLIITAITFWFVYKFGLIDKKIDFSIVNPIIKNSYLYITPILFFVFMGFVIIGSSNAVNLTDGLDGLVSGPIIVVSITLFIITYLTGHYEYAKYLNLYYVRESAEICVYLASVVGALTGFLWFNFYPAQVFMGDTGSLTLGGILGIVVIFLKQELLLPIAGFIFIVEALSVMIQVWHYKTFGKRVFKMAPIHHHFELLGLPETKVTIRFWIVSIMTCLITFLILKMR from the coding sequence ATGTTATATTTGTTACAAAAATTATTCATAAACAATTTTGGAACGCTGAGAATTTTTAAATCTATTATAGTTAGATCTTCTGTAGCGTTTGCCGTGGCATTTTTGTTTATGCTTGTATTCGGAAAGCCATTTATCGCTTGGCTGAAAAAGAAAAAATACGGGGATACGGCGAGAGAGGAAGGACCAAAATCTCATTTTGACAAATCTGGAACGCCTACGATGGGTGGAATTTTGATAATTGCAGCTATACTTTTTGCAACTTTAATTGCAGGAAATTATGAAAATAAATTTATAGTATTTTTATTTTTTATAACAATATTGTTTACAACAATTGGATTTTATGACGATTATTTGAAATTGACACGGCATAAAAATGGACTTTCTGGGAAAAAGAAAATTGTGGGTCAGCTTATCATAACTGCGATAACTTTTTGGTTTGTATATAAATTTGGATTGATTGACAAAAAAATTGATTTTTCAATAGTGAATCCAATAATTAAAAATTCGTATTTGTATATAACGCCGATTTTGTTTTTTGTGTTTATGGGATTCGTTATAATTGGTTCGTCAAATGCGGTAAATTTGACAGATGGACTTGATGGACTTGTAAGTGGGCCTATAATTGTTGTAAGTATAACATTATTTATAATTACATATTTGACAGGACATTATGAATATGCAAAATATTTGAATTTATATTATGTCAGAGAGTCAGCGGAAATTTGTGTTTATCTTGCTTCGGTTGTTGGAGCGCTAACTGGATTTTTATGGTTTAATTTTTATCCAGCGCAAGTGTTTATGGGAGATACTGGTTCACTTACCCTTGGAGGGATATTGGGAATAGTAGTTATTTTCTTAAAGCAGGAATTGCTGCTTCCAATTGCAGGATTTATATTTATTGTGGAAGCGTTGTCTGTGATGATTCAAGTTTGGCACTATAAAACTTTTGGGAAAAGAGTGTTTAAAATGGCGCCAATTCATCATCACTTTGAGTTATTGGGACTTCCTGAAACGAAAGTTACGATAAGATTTTGGATAGTTTCAATTATGACTTGTCTAATTACATTTTTAATTTTGAAAATGAGATAA
- the murF gene encoding UDP-N-acetylmuramoyl-tripeptide--D-alanyl-D-alanine ligase — MRKSDVFVALLEEENIEFDREIIDFDNVEMNSKKIKDKDLFVAIRGGNNFVNEALNKGAFVVYDNSDIKIDEGFEKKAFFVHDSIKFLQEFAKKWRNSLDIKVIGITGSNGKTTVKDMIYHILSKKFKGKKTLGNYNNHIGLPFTLLRSETDDKFIILEMGMSAFGEIDLLGQIANPDINVITNIGESHLEFLKTKENVFRAKTEILPYIKDALIINGDDKYLKNIKSEKIKVVKALNLQKNDFLENSKNFYYGDIDFDKNKTRFTLKYFGQNCKKNVTRNYETNVLGEHNILNLTMAIAVTKQFGIEDKVIEDAIKNISLTDMRFQIIEKGDLTYINDAYNASPSSVEKSLETFSKIYNESNIKKIIVLGDMLELGENELKYHADIYDILKNVKFDSVYLYGERIKSLFDRIQKEKLPNKEVEVIYFEEKPEIKEKIKEIEGKKVVLLKASRGMKLEEIIEE; from the coding sequence ATGAGAAAAAGTGATGTTTTTGTTGCTCTTTTGGAGGAAGAGAACATAGAGTTTGATAGAGAAATAATTGATTTTGACAATGTTGAAATGAACTCGAAAAAAATTAAAGATAAAGATTTATTTGTTGCGATAAGAGGCGGAAATAATTTTGTAAATGAAGCGCTTAATAAAGGTGCTTTTGTAGTTTATGATAATTCGGATATAAAAATAGACGAAGGCTTTGAAAAAAAGGCTTTTTTTGTGCATGACAGCATAAAATTTTTACAAGAATTTGCAAAAAAGTGGCGAAATAGTCTTGATATAAAGGTTATAGGGATTACGGGAAGCAATGGGAAAACGACGGTTAAAGATATGATTTATCATATTTTATCTAAAAAGTTCAAAGGAAAAAAGACGCTGGGAAATTATAATAATCACATTGGTCTTCCGTTTACTTTGCTTAGAAGTGAAACGGATGATAAATTTATCATTTTGGAAATGGGAATGAGCGCTTTTGGAGAAATAGATTTACTTGGACAAATTGCAAATCCCGATATAAATGTCATAACAAATATCGGAGAATCACATCTTGAATTTTTAAAAACAAAAGAAAATGTTTTTCGTGCTAAGACGGAAATTTTGCCGTATATAAAAGATGCATTAATTATAAACGGAGATGACAAATATTTAAAAAATATAAAATCTGAAAAAATAAAAGTTGTAAAAGCGTTGAATTTACAAAAAAATGACTTTTTGGAAAATTCAAAAAATTTTTATTATGGAGATATTGACTTTGATAAAAATAAAACGAGATTTACATTAAAATATTTTGGACAGAACTGCAAAAAAAATGTGACAAGAAATTATGAAACAAATGTTTTGGGAGAGCATAATATCTTAAATTTAACAATGGCTATAGCAGTTACAAAACAATTTGGAATTGAGGATAAAGTGATTGAAGATGCCATAAAAAATATAAGTTTGACTGATATGAGATTTCAAATAATTGAAAAAGGGGATTTAACTTATATAAATGACGCTTACAACGCAAGTCCTAGTTCTGTGGAAAAATCGCTTGAAACATTTTCAAAAATCTATAATGAAAGTAACATAAAAAAAATTATAGTTTTGGGTGATATGTTGGAATTGGGAGAAAATGAGCTAAAATATCACGCAGATATTTATGATATCTTAAAAAATGTGAAATTTGACTCGGTTTATTTGTATGGTGAGCGAATTAAAAGTCTTTTTGACAGAATTCAAAAAGAAAAATTACCAAATAAAGAAGTTGAAGTTATTTATTTTGAGGAAAAACCTGAAATAAAAGAAAAAATAAAAGAAATCGAAGGAAAGAAAGTCGTTTTATTAAAGGCTTCGAGGGGAATGAAACTGGAAGAAATTATAGAAGAGTAA
- the pheS gene encoding phenylalanine--tRNA ligase subunit alpha, translating into MLEKLAQLREDVLKKLNEIENLEEVNDLKVKILGKKGEFTAIMKEMANIAAEKRAEFGKTTNEIKKLLQDKFDETTVNLKEIAKQERLKNETIDITLPGRTANIGSLHPITQTVMEIKDIVSEMGFDIVDGPEVEYVKYNFDDLNIPKTHPSRELTDTFYIKDDVVLRTQTSGMQIRYMKDKVPPFRMISVGKVYRPDYDVSHTPMFHQVEGLMIGEDVSFANFKAVLESIVKKIFGRDRNVRFRPHFFPFTEPSAEMDVECGVCKGKGCRVCKGTGWLEILGSGMVNSKVLENAGIDSKKYQGFAFGLGLERITMLKYGIDDLRAFFENDERFLDQF; encoded by the coding sequence ATGTTGGAAAAATTGGCACAGCTTCGAGAAGATGTTCTAAAAAAACTTAATGAAATAGAAAATCTTGAAGAAGTTAATGATTTGAAAGTTAAAATATTAGGGAAAAAAGGGGAATTTACGGCAATTATGAAAGAAATGGCAAATATTGCCGCTGAAAAAAGAGCTGAATTTGGAAAAACTACTAATGAAATAAAAAAATTACTGCAAGATAAATTTGATGAAACAACTGTCAATTTGAAAGAAATTGCGAAACAGGAAAGACTAAAAAACGAAACTATTGATATAACTTTGCCAGGAAGAACAGCTAATATTGGTTCACTTCATCCAATTACACAAACTGTTATGGAAATTAAAGATATTGTGTCTGAAATGGGATTTGACATTGTTGACGGACCAGAAGTTGAGTATGTTAAATATAATTTTGACGACTTGAATATTCCTAAGACACATCCGTCAAGAGAACTTACCGATACTTTTTACATAAAAGATGATGTTGTTTTGAGAACTCAGACTTCAGGGATGCAAATTCGTTATATGAAAGATAAAGTTCCTCCATTTAGAATGATTTCTGTTGGGAAAGTTTACCGTCCTGATTATGATGTGTCACATACTCCTATGTTTCACCAAGTTGAAGGGCTTATGATCGGAGAAGATGTGTCATTTGCTAACTTTAAAGCGGTTTTGGAAAGCATAGTGAAAAAAATATTTGGAAGAGATAGAAATGTGAGATTTCGTCCACACTTTTTTCCATTTACAGAGCCATCTGCTGAAATGGATGTGGAATGTGGAGTTTGTAAAGGAAAGGGTTGCCGTGTATGTAAAGGTACAGGTTGGCTTGAAATACTTGGAAGCGGAATGGTAAATTCAAAAGTTTTGGAAAACGCTGGAATTGATTCGAAAAAATATCAAGGGTTTGCATTTGGATTGGGGCTTGAAAGAATTACGATGTTAAAATATGGAATTGATGATTTAAGAGCGTTTTTTGAAAATGACGAAAGATTTTTGGATCAGTTCTAA
- the pheT gene encoding phenylalanine--tRNA ligase subunit beta codes for MLISLNWLKQYIDLDGIEISELENALTMIGQEVEKIDVKGENLEKVVTAKIIEKEMHPDSDHLTICKVDNGKEILQIVCGAPNHKARDKVVLAQIGARLAEDFVIKKGKIRGVESSGMLCSEEELGLGSDSSGIMILPEDAPIGMPLKEYLGVNDVVFELEITPNRPDCLSHIGIARELGAYYNKEVNYPSTEINSETGEKTEDNIKVEIENSNLSKRYVARIIKNVTVKESPAWLKERVESIGIRSINNIVDASNFVMMEMNQPNHTFDFDKIAGGKISVRSAKENEKLMTLDEEERELTTDDIVISDTEKAVALGGVMGGQNSQITENTKNILLEVAHFNPINIRRTSRRLALISDSSYRFERRVDRSNAINVINRLANLIQEVAGGEILDGAVDIYPEPYNRRVATLSFEKLHRFVGKVIPKEEVIRILTKLEVEVQDNGDSLTLTAPTYRDDLENEQDYFEEVIRMYGFDNIENILPRLDINPKATMDTTKLYDKVKVIASQAGLKEVINYSFVPRDAMDKIKFTKVPKENLIDLPRPITEDFATLRPTLIYSLLKNAKDNMNKNVSNIRFFEVSRTFEKGEELASEETKLAFILAGENDKTLWNAKPVPYDFYDLKGIVQEIFTKLGFKNYQIKRSTATELHPGRSADVFVGRELIGSFGEIHPDVLENFDLNKKAVLVAEFNIDLIKKYIGRKTAYEPLVKYPKVPRDFAFVVKESVLVGDILKVIEKVDKKVEKVELFDIYRGVGVLPGMKSVAISVILRDKNKTLEEKEIVEISNKIVNKVKKDFDGILRQ; via the coding sequence ATGCTAATTTCGTTAAACTGGTTAAAGCAATATATAGATTTAGATGGAATTGAAATAAGTGAACTAGAAAATGCCTTGACTATGATTGGGCAGGAAGTTGAAAAAATAGATGTAAAAGGGGAAAACCTTGAAAAAGTTGTAACAGCAAAAATCATTGAAAAAGAGATGCACCCTGATTCTGATCATTTGACAATTTGTAAAGTTGATAACGGAAAAGAAATTTTGCAGATTGTGTGTGGAGCACCTAATCACAAGGCTAGGGATAAAGTTGTTTTAGCACAGATTGGAGCAAGACTGGCTGAAGATTTTGTCATAAAAAAAGGTAAAATTAGAGGTGTGGAATCGAGCGGAATGCTTTGTTCAGAAGAAGAACTTGGGCTTGGAAGCGATTCTAGCGGAATTATGATTTTGCCAGAAGATGCACCTATTGGAATGCCGTTAAAAGAATATCTTGGAGTAAACGATGTCGTATTTGAGTTGGAAATTACGCCAAATAGACCAGATTGCTTGTCTCACATCGGGATTGCAAGAGAACTTGGAGCTTATTACAACAAAGAAGTTAATTATCCAAGTACGGAAATAAATAGTGAAACTGGTGAAAAAACAGAAGATAATATAAAAGTGGAAATTGAAAATAGCAATTTATCAAAAAGATATGTGGCTAGAATTATAAAAAATGTGACTGTGAAAGAAAGTCCAGCTTGGCTTAAAGAAAGAGTTGAGTCAATCGGGATTAGAAGTATAAATAATATTGTGGATGCTTCAAATTTTGTCATGATGGAAATGAATCAGCCAAATCACACTTTTGATTTTGATAAAATTGCTGGAGGAAAAATTTCGGTTAGAAGTGCCAAAGAAAACGAAAAACTTATGACTTTGGATGAAGAAGAAAGAGAGCTTACAACAGATGACATCGTCATTTCTGACACAGAAAAAGCAGTGGCACTTGGTGGAGTGATGGGTGGTCAAAATTCACAAATTACTGAAAATACCAAAAATATACTTTTGGAAGTGGCTCACTTTAATCCAATAAATATTAGAAGAACATCGAGAAGACTTGCACTTATCAGTGATTCTTCGTATAGATTTGAGAGAAGAGTTGATAGAAGTAACGCTATAAATGTGATTAATAGACTTGCAAATTTGATTCAAGAAGTTGCTGGTGGAGAAATTTTAGATGGAGCGGTTGATATTTATCCAGAACCTTATAATAGAAGAGTTGCGACACTTAGTTTTGAAAAACTTCACAGATTTGTTGGAAAAGTTATTCCAAAAGAAGAAGTTATTAGAATACTTACAAAACTTGAAGTGGAAGTTCAAGATAACGGAGATAGTCTTACACTAACTGCACCAACTTACAGAGATGATTTGGAAAATGAGCAGGATTACTTTGAAGAAGTTATTAGAATGTATGGTTTTGATAACATTGAAAATATTTTGCCAAGACTTGACATTAATCCAAAAGCAACTATGGATACAACTAAACTTTATGATAAAGTAAAAGTTATCGCTTCTCAAGCGGGGTTGAAAGAAGTGATAAATTACAGCTTTGTGCCAAGAGATGCGATGGATAAAATTAAATTTACAAAAGTTCCAAAAGAAAATTTGATAGACTTGCCAAGACCGATTACAGAAGATTTTGCAACATTGAGACCAACATTAATTTATAGCCTTTTGAAAAATGCTAAAGACAATATGAATAAAAATGTTTCGAATATAAGATTTTTTGAAGTGAGCAGAACTTTTGAAAAAGGGGAAGAACTTGCTAGTGAAGAAACTAAACTAGCGTTTATACTTGCGGGAGAAAACGACAAGACTTTGTGGAATGCAAAACCTGTGCCTTACGATTTTTATGATTTGAAAGGAATTGTGCAGGAAATTTTTACAAAATTAGGATTTAAAAATTATCAGATAAAAAGAAGTACTGCGACTGAACTTCATCCGGGACGATCGGCAGATGTGTTTGTTGGACGGGAATTGATTGGAAGTTTTGGGGAAATTCATCCAGATGTGCTTGAAAACTTTGATTTGAATAAAAAGGCAGTTTTAGTTGCAGAATTTAATATAGACTTAATTAAAAAATATATTGGAAGAAAAACTGCTTATGAACCGCTTGTAAAATATCCAAAAGTACCACGAGATTTTGCTTTTGTCGTAAAAGAATCAGTTTTGGTTGGAGATATTTTGAAAGTAATTGAAAAAGTTGATAAAAAGGTTGAAAAAGTGGAATTATTTGATATTTATCGTGGCGTAGGAGTTTTACCTGGTATGAAGAGCGTGGCAATTAGCGTGATTTTGAGAGATAAGAATAAAACTCTTGAAGAAAAAGAAATTGTAGAAATTTCAAATAAAATTGTGAATAAAGTTAAAAAAGATTTTGATGGTATCTTGAGACAATAA